One region of Microbacterium sp. M28 genomic DNA includes:
- a CDS encoding carboxylesterase/lipase family protein: MTRSSTDAPVVHTASGPVRGFWRDAGAPTASAAFLGIPFAQPPTGPRRFAAPVPPEPWSEVRDATAYGATALRRDPGGTLIPEPPVVGDATLNVNVFTPTVEDDDALPVLVWIHGGGYTEGSPASPWYDGSRFNRDGVVTVSLSYRLGFDGFGHIDGAPDNRGVRDWIAGLEWVRANIAAFGGDPERVTIAGQSAGGGAVLTLLSMPSAQHLFHGALAVSAALADIPADVARARGERLAGVLEIAPTLEGFRSVSESRILKNQSKAVGGRKGLGLLSGLIEDGLPWGPVIDGELIPRPTVDALRDGIGSDKPLLLGATDDEFTMIADRAPRALRVVPSFALLRPALRDRAVRRAYLAANRPQRAKGSAAMVGRFVTDHVFRSLVVRVAEARRNADAETWVYAFSWVSPTKGWACHCLDVPFWFDGLDRERVADLAGPHPPQSLADDMHAAAVAFVGDGAPGWPAWRTEPGTARVFGGDGLQITTSAYDNALALV; the protein is encoded by the coding sequence ATGACGCGATCCAGTACCGACGCGCCCGTCGTGCACACGGCATCCGGTCCGGTCCGCGGTTTCTGGCGGGATGCCGGTGCGCCCACCGCTTCGGCGGCGTTCCTGGGCATCCCGTTCGCTCAGCCGCCGACGGGGCCCCGACGCTTCGCGGCCCCAGTACCGCCGGAGCCGTGGAGCGAGGTGCGCGACGCGACCGCCTACGGAGCGACGGCCCTGCGCCGTGATCCGGGCGGAACGCTGATCCCCGAGCCGCCGGTGGTGGGGGACGCGACGCTCAACGTGAACGTGTTCACCCCGACGGTCGAGGACGACGACGCCCTGCCCGTACTCGTGTGGATCCACGGCGGCGGCTACACGGAAGGCTCCCCGGCGAGCCCCTGGTACGACGGCAGCCGCTTCAACCGCGACGGCGTCGTCACGGTCTCGCTGTCGTACCGGTTGGGCTTCGACGGATTCGGGCACATCGACGGCGCCCCGGACAACCGTGGCGTGCGGGACTGGATCGCCGGACTCGAGTGGGTGCGCGCGAACATCGCGGCGTTCGGCGGTGACCCGGAACGGGTGACGATCGCCGGCCAGTCCGCCGGCGGAGGCGCCGTGCTGACGCTGCTGAGCATGCCGTCGGCGCAGCACCTGTTCCATGGCGCGCTGGCCGTGTCCGCCGCGCTCGCCGACATCCCGGCGGACGTCGCGCGCGCCAGGGGCGAACGGCTGGCCGGCGTCCTCGAGATCGCGCCGACGCTCGAGGGCTTCCGCTCCGTGTCGGAGTCGCGGATCCTCAAGAATCAGTCCAAGGCGGTCGGCGGGCGGAAGGGGCTCGGCCTGCTCTCCGGCCTCATCGAGGACGGTCTGCCATGGGGACCGGTCATCGACGGGGAGCTCATCCCCCGCCCGACCGTCGACGCCCTGCGGGACGGAATCGGCTCCGACAAACCGCTTCTGCTCGGCGCCACGGACGACGAGTTCACGATGATCGCCGATCGTGCACCTCGCGCGCTGCGCGTGGTGCCGTCGTTCGCGCTGCTGCGGCCCGCGTTGCGCGACCGGGCGGTGCGGCGCGCATACCTGGCGGCGAACCGCCCCCAGCGCGCCAAGGGCTCGGCCGCGATGGTGGGCCGGTTCGTCACGGATCACGTGTTCCGCAGTCTGGTGGTCCGCGTCGCCGAGGCACGCAGGAACGCGGATGCCGAGACCTGGGTGTACGCGTTCAGCTGGGTGTCCCCGACCAAGGGTTGGGCGTGCCACTGCCTGGACGTCCCATTCTGGTTCGACGGCCTGGACCGCGAACGCGTCGCTGACCTCGCCGGTCCTCACCCGCCGCAGTCGCTCGCGGACGACATGCACGCGGCGGCGGTCGCGTTCGTCGGCGACGGCGCCCCCGGCTGGCCCGCGTGGCGGACCGAGCCGGGGACGGCGCGGGTGTTCGGCGGCGACGGCCTGCAGATCACGACGTCGGCCTACGACAACGCCCTCGCCCTGGTCTGA
- a CDS encoding ROK family transcriptional regulator, translating to MTRPPAGAQTLLRSLNARAILEALARRGPLTRAELMGETGLSRTAVTQVLRMLENAGAVASAGVDKVTRGPAAGRVALHPGLGCAVAVHIDHRSANAATLDPTGRVLAERRSSFDPSGDLTERVDTLTELLTAVLMPSAGPLRLAVVGVPGIVSRDGGIRDDQGPDGGAFRSALQARLGCEVRLENDVNLAAMAELSGTVATGLDSFALLSVDDGLGAGIVIDGTLQRGAGGIAGEVMYLPQPSLPVGAPVLNEVVVADLAATNGRDPNLPLRSHLDAALEGEASAIEMTAELARRVVLVAGSITLVIDPAAYILAGDAAHPVFSEAIRQAADEVEHLLPLTFLVSSFGREATLTGAVGEATAGLREMLLTGILTGSDRTR from the coding sequence GTGACACGACCTCCCGCCGGTGCGCAGACCCTGCTGCGAAGCCTGAACGCACGAGCGATCCTGGAGGCCCTGGCCCGACGCGGCCCCCTCACCCGTGCCGAGCTGATGGGGGAGACCGGGCTCTCGCGCACCGCCGTCACACAGGTCCTGCGGATGCTCGAGAACGCCGGCGCCGTGGCATCCGCTGGAGTGGACAAGGTCACGCGCGGCCCGGCAGCAGGGCGGGTCGCCTTGCACCCAGGGCTCGGGTGCGCCGTCGCGGTGCACATCGACCACCGCTCGGCCAACGCGGCGACCCTGGATCCGACCGGTCGCGTTCTCGCGGAGCGCCGCAGCTCCTTCGACCCGTCCGGCGACCTGACCGAGCGGGTCGACACCCTCACAGAACTGCTGACCGCGGTGCTTATGCCGTCGGCGGGCCCGTTGCGACTCGCGGTCGTCGGAGTGCCGGGCATCGTCAGCAGGGACGGCGGCATCCGCGACGACCAGGGCCCGGACGGCGGCGCGTTCCGATCCGCGCTGCAGGCCAGGCTGGGGTGCGAGGTCCGTCTCGAGAACGACGTCAATCTCGCCGCGATGGCCGAACTGTCCGGTACGGTGGCGACCGGTCTCGACAGCTTCGCCCTGCTCTCCGTCGACGACGGCCTCGGCGCGGGCATCGTGATCGACGGCACCCTGCAGCGCGGTGCCGGTGGCATCGCCGGCGAGGTCATGTACCTGCCGCAGCCCTCGCTGCCGGTCGGCGCCCCCGTGCTGAACGAGGTCGTCGTCGCCGATCTCGCGGCGACGAACGGCCGCGACCCGAACCTCCCGCTGCGGAGCCATCTCGACGCGGCGCTCGAGGGTGAGGCATCCGCGATCGAGATGACTGCCGAGCTCGCCAGGCGCGTGGTGCTCGTCGCCGGAAGCATCACGCTCGTGATCGATCCTGCGGCGTACATCCTGGCGGGCGATGCCGCGCATCCGGTCTTCTCCGAAGCCATCCGCCAGGCAGCCGACGAGGTCGAGCACCTTCTGCCGCTGACCTTCCTGGTGTCGTCGTTCGGACGCGAGGCGACGCTGACCGGCGCCGTCGGCGAGGCGACGGCGGGGCTGCGCGAGATGCTCCTCACCGGCATCCTCACCGGTTCGGATCGGACGCGGTGA
- a CDS encoding biotin/lipoate A/B protein ligase family protein: MHGEYKVPGGKLVVVDLEVKDGRIDGFRLAGDFFLEPDTALDDINAAVNGLMAESDATAIAAAVRGALPDGAQLLGFTPEAVGTAVRRALVTAPGWQDFDWAIVHEKAVSPRMNLALDEVLTSRVGEGRRRPTLRIWEWNESAVVIGSFQSYRNEVDPEGAARHGFDVVRRISGGGAMLMAAGQIITYSLYVPASLVQGLTFADSYAFLDDWVLQALRSLGIDATYQPLNDIASPTGKIGGAAQKRLANGGVLHHATLSYDIDGQMMTEVLRIGREKLSDKGTTSAAKRVDPLRSQTGLSRSEIIERFKDTFRSLTKAEDGAITADEYADAEALVESKFATEAWLHRVP; the protein is encoded by the coding sequence GTGCATGGTGAGTACAAGGTCCCGGGTGGAAAGCTCGTCGTCGTCGACCTCGAGGTCAAGGACGGGCGGATCGACGGATTCCGGCTCGCCGGCGACTTCTTCCTCGAGCCCGACACCGCTCTCGACGACATCAATGCGGCCGTCAACGGCCTGATGGCGGAATCGGATGCGACGGCGATCGCCGCCGCGGTCCGCGGTGCGCTGCCGGACGGTGCCCAGCTGCTCGGCTTCACTCCTGAAGCGGTCGGAACCGCCGTCCGCCGCGCGCTCGTGACGGCCCCTGGCTGGCAGGACTTCGACTGGGCGATCGTGCACGAGAAGGCCGTGTCCCCTCGGATGAACCTGGCTCTCGACGAGGTGCTCACCTCCCGCGTGGGCGAGGGCCGCCGTCGCCCCACCCTGCGCATCTGGGAGTGGAACGAATCCGCCGTCGTGATCGGCTCGTTCCAGTCGTACCGCAACGAGGTCGACCCGGAGGGTGCCGCCCGCCACGGATTCGACGTTGTCCGCCGCATCTCCGGTGGAGGGGCGATGCTCATGGCGGCGGGTCAGATCATCACGTACTCGCTCTACGTCCCGGCATCCCTCGTCCAGGGCCTGACGTTCGCCGACTCGTACGCGTTCCTCGACGACTGGGTGCTGCAGGCGCTGCGGTCGCTCGGCATCGACGCGACCTACCAGCCGCTCAACGACATCGCCTCGCCCACCGGCAAGATCGGCGGGGCCGCACAGAAGCGCCTCGCCAACGGCGGCGTGCTGCACCATGCGACCCTGTCGTACGACATCGACGGTCAGATGATGACCGAGGTGCTGCGCATCGGCCGCGAGAAGCTCAGTGACAAGGGCACGACGTCGGCGGCCAAGCGCGTGGATCCGCTGCGCAGCCAGACCGGGCTCTCCCGCTCCGAGATCATCGAACGCTTCAAGGACACCTTCCGCTCGCTCACCAAGGCCGAGGACGGTGCGATCACGGCCGACGAGTACGCGGATGCCGAGGCCCTCGTCGAGTCGAAGTTCGCCACCGAGGCATGGCTGCACCGCGTTCCGTGA
- a CDS encoding copper homeostasis protein CutC: MDAVTLALELAVQDAAGVRIAREVGAARVELTQGLPLGGLTPSPAALELAREQAGADGPEIHVLVRPRAGGFHYDADELAVIERDVRLAISAGAHGVVVGCLDAAGALDRQAMARLVDAAAGAPVTLHRAIDVTPDPVATLHAARELGVTRILTSGGASAAIDGVDVLRRLVDEADRGIQIMAGSGVDAASVVEIAATGIDAVHFSAKRTVTESGGVRMGSASDGVGGYEVTDRDAAFAVRSALGL; the protein is encoded by the coding sequence ATGGATGCCGTGACCCTCGCTCTCGAACTCGCCGTCCAGGATGCCGCCGGAGTGCGCATCGCCCGAGAGGTCGGTGCCGCGCGCGTCGAGCTCACCCAGGGACTTCCGCTCGGCGGACTGACGCCGTCCCCTGCCGCGCTGGAGCTGGCACGGGAGCAGGCGGGTGCGGATGGTCCCGAGATCCACGTCCTGGTGCGTCCGAGGGCCGGCGGGTTCCACTACGACGCGGATGAGCTCGCGGTCATCGAGCGCGACGTGCGTCTCGCGATCTCCGCCGGCGCGCACGGCGTCGTGGTCGGCTGCCTCGACGCCGCAGGCGCACTGGATCGGCAGGCGATGGCGCGCCTGGTGGATGCCGCGGCAGGTGCGCCGGTGACGCTGCATCGCGCGATCGACGTGACGCCCGATCCTGTCGCCACCCTGCACGCGGCACGCGAGCTCGGCGTCACGCGGATCCTCACCTCCGGCGGGGCGTCGGCGGCGATCGACGGCGTCGACGTCCTGCGTCGCCTGGTCGACGAGGCGGACCGCGGCATCCAGATCATGGCCGGCAGCGGCGTGGATGCGGCATCCGTCGTCGAGATCGCCGCGACCGGCATCGACGCCGTGCATTTCTCGGCCAAGCGCACGGTGACGGAATCGGGGGGCGTCCGGATGGGCTCTGCGTCCGACGGCGTCGGCGGATACGAGGTCACCGACCGCGACGCCGCGTTCGCCGTGCGGTCGGCGCTCGGACTCTGA
- the aztA gene encoding zinc ABC transporter ATP-binding protein AztA yields MSSVPVLLPTTLVLSVRDVAVGHDGHPALRGIDVDAHAGRLLVVSGPNGSGKSTLLSVAAGLLTPQSGTVEVRPGTRTALVPQSTPLPAHLPLTVFDLVAMGTWARLGFWRPARKADRAAVTAAIAKVGLTGLSRRRIGTLSGGQRQRALLAQALVQRADLVLLDEPMAALDAHSRTVIADAVDHLVATGAAVIAVTHDPGEFHRIDDRLALEDGRVVELLSERTR; encoded by the coding sequence ATGTCGTCCGTTCCCGTGCTCCTGCCCACTACCCTCGTGCTGTCCGTGCGCGACGTCGCCGTCGGTCATGACGGGCATCCGGCGTTACGGGGAATCGACGTGGACGCGCACGCCGGGCGGCTACTGGTCGTCTCCGGACCCAACGGATCGGGCAAGTCGACGCTGCTGAGCGTGGCTGCCGGACTCCTCACACCGCAGAGCGGAACGGTCGAGGTCCGTCCTGGGACGCGAACGGCTCTCGTGCCGCAGTCGACGCCGTTGCCGGCGCACCTGCCGTTGACCGTGTTCGACCTCGTCGCGATGGGGACCTGGGCCCGATTGGGCTTCTGGCGGCCGGCGCGCAAGGCCGATCGCGCCGCGGTGACGGCTGCGATCGCGAAGGTCGGGCTCACCGGGCTGTCGCGGCGACGGATCGGCACGCTGTCCGGCGGCCAGCGTCAGCGTGCGCTGCTCGCGCAGGCGCTCGTGCAGCGTGCCGACCTCGTCCTGCTGGACGAGCCGATGGCGGCGCTGGACGCGCACTCGCGGACGGTCATCGCCGATGCGGTCGATCACCTCGTCGCGACCGGCGCGGCCGTGATCGCGGTGACGCACGACCCTGGGGAGTTCCACCGGATCGACGATCGGCTCGCTCTTGAGGACGGTCGGGTCGTCGAACTGCTCAGCGAGCGAACGCGGTGA
- the aztB gene encoding zinc ABC transporter permease AztB, translating to MTLLDPFAIAFVQRALLAGVLVALICGVVGTWVVLRGMAFLGEAMAHGMLPGIAVATLIGIPGILGAAVSAAGMSVGIGLLQRRGRLSADTSIGLLFVASLALGVIIISASRSFATDATAILFGDILAASGQDVATLASVAVITLVVAMLGHRAFVALTVDPRQAQLLGLRPKLAHVLLVALITLAVVAAYQAVGSLLVVGMLLGPAVAAGPWTARIPTTMALAAAIGAVAVAVGLLVSWYAGTAAGATIAFVSILAAAVSAALRRLVRLITVGHRHAVSERTS from the coding sequence GTGACCCTTCTCGACCCTTTCGCCATCGCTTTCGTGCAGCGCGCCCTGCTCGCGGGCGTCCTCGTCGCTCTGATCTGCGGCGTCGTCGGCACATGGGTCGTGCTGCGCGGCATGGCATTCCTCGGCGAAGCCATGGCGCACGGCATGCTCCCCGGCATCGCGGTGGCGACCCTGATCGGCATCCCCGGCATTCTCGGCGCCGCCGTCAGCGCCGCCGGCATGTCCGTCGGCATCGGCCTCCTGCAGCGCCGGGGGCGGCTGTCGGCCGACACGAGCATCGGGTTGCTGTTCGTCGCCAGCCTCGCGCTCGGGGTCATCATCATCTCTGCTTCGCGAAGCTTCGCCACCGACGCGACGGCCATCCTGTTCGGCGACATCCTCGCCGCATCGGGGCAGGACGTCGCGACCCTGGCGTCGGTCGCGGTCATCACCCTGGTCGTCGCCATGCTCGGACACCGGGCCTTCGTCGCTCTCACGGTCGACCCGCGCCAGGCGCAGCTGCTGGGGTTGCGCCCGAAGCTCGCCCACGTCCTGCTGGTCGCCCTCATCACGCTCGCCGTCGTCGCCGCGTATCAGGCGGTGGGATCGCTGCTCGTCGTGGGAATGCTGCTGGGCCCCGCTGTCGCGGCCGGCCCGTGGACGGCCCGCATCCCCACGACGATGGCACTCGCCGCCGCGATCGGTGCCGTGGCCGTCGCCGTCGGTCTCCTCGTCTCCTGGTACGCCGGCACCGCGGCGGGCGCGACGATCGCTTTCGTCTCCATCCTCGCCGCGGCCGTCTCCGCCGCTCTTCGCCGGCTCGTCCGCCTCATCACCGTCGGGCACCGCCACGCCGTCTCGGAAAGGACCTCATGA
- a CDS encoding metal ABC transporter substrate-binding protein: MSALRRVAVVVAAAGVLAGVTGCGAAASDRPTVYVTTNILGDVVTEIAGDRLDVVTLMAPGADPHSFELSAQQAAGMRAADLVVANGLGLEEGLIQHVDAAADEGVEVVVAGDHVDVLEYADGAGPDPHFWTDPAQMILVVDALAPELAELAGDGADEVRSAADVYRAELSDLDDDMATALAAVPTEHRALVTNHHVFGYLAHRYDVTLLGAAIPGGTTLAAPSAADLQELVDAIDQVGVRTIFAESSSPDRLVQVLAEEADRDVAVVELITESLAAPGEPGDTYLDMMRVNTTRITEGLSP, encoded by the coding sequence ATGAGCGCGTTGCGCCGTGTCGCCGTCGTCGTCGCTGCTGCCGGTGTGCTCGCCGGCGTGACCGGCTGCGGTGCGGCGGCGTCCGACCGACCGACCGTGTACGTCACCACCAACATCCTCGGCGACGTCGTCACCGAGATCGCGGGCGACCGGCTCGACGTCGTGACCCTCATGGCGCCGGGCGCCGACCCGCACTCCTTCGAGTTGTCCGCCCAGCAGGCCGCCGGGATGCGGGCGGCCGACCTCGTCGTGGCGAACGGCCTCGGACTCGAGGAAGGCCTCATCCAGCATGTGGACGCTGCGGCCGACGAGGGGGTCGAAGTCGTGGTCGCCGGCGATCATGTCGACGTGCTGGAGTACGCCGACGGCGCAGGACCGGACCCCCACTTCTGGACGGATCCGGCCCAGATGATCCTCGTCGTGGACGCCCTCGCGCCGGAACTCGCCGAGCTCGCCGGTGACGGCGCCGACGAGGTGCGCTCCGCCGCGGATGTCTACCGCGCCGAGCTCTCCGACCTCGATGACGATATGGCGACCGCGCTCGCGGCGGTCCCCACCGAACATCGCGCGCTCGTCACCAACCACCACGTGTTCGGCTACCTGGCGCACCGCTACGACGTCACGCTGCTCGGCGCGGCGATCCCCGGAGGGACGACCCTCGCGGCCCCCAGCGCCGCGGACCTCCAGGAGCTGGTCGACGCGATCGACCAGGTGGGCGTGCGAACGATCTTCGCCGAGTCGTCGTCACCGGATCGGCTCGTGCAGGTGCTGGCGGAGGAGGCCGACCGGGATGTCGCCGTCGTCGAACTCATCACCGAGTCGCTGGCCGCACCAGGAGAGCCCGGCGACACGTATCTGGACATGATGCGCGTCAACACGACGCGCATCACCGAGGGCTTGAGCCCCTGA
- a CDS encoding lysophospholipase, translating into MADPRNAAFRTAEFTDAHGIAIVYDVHPAEGEQRGVVQLLHGVGEHAGRYGELISALNRAGFVVYADDHRGHGRTGMRQHGDAAKLGRLGKGGLHAARNAIWQLTGIIRDENPDLPLVLFGHSWGSFLAQMLVNDHPEAWDAVVLSGSALRTPLMLNAAPLNARWEGENATGYEWLSRDAAVWEEFDADPLTTNVPLLKLFGPVEALKLYGRPKKHLGRDIPMLLMVGRDDAVGGPRSVHRLADEYRERSGLTDVTTLVYPDARHEIFNELQQGAVRADLLAWLDKHIPSRG; encoded by the coding sequence ATGGCCGACCCCCGCAACGCCGCGTTCCGCACTGCCGAGTTCACGGATGCTCACGGCATCGCGATCGTCTACGACGTCCATCCGGCCGAGGGGGAGCAGCGCGGTGTCGTGCAGCTTCTGCACGGCGTCGGCGAGCACGCCGGGCGGTACGGGGAGCTGATCTCCGCTTTGAACCGCGCCGGTTTCGTGGTCTACGCCGACGATCATCGGGGGCACGGTCGCACCGGCATGCGCCAGCACGGGGATGCAGCGAAGCTCGGCCGACTGGGCAAGGGCGGTCTGCACGCGGCGAGGAACGCGATCTGGCAGCTCACCGGCATCATCCGCGACGAGAACCCCGACCTGCCGCTCGTGCTGTTCGGGCATTCGTGGGGATCGTTCCTCGCCCAGATGCTCGTGAACGATCATCCGGAGGCGTGGGACGCCGTCGTGCTTTCCGGTTCGGCGCTGCGCACACCGCTGATGCTGAACGCCGCGCCGCTCAACGCGCGCTGGGAGGGTGAGAACGCCACCGGCTACGAATGGCTCAGCCGGGACGCCGCGGTGTGGGAAGAGTTCGATGCGGACCCGCTCACGACCAACGTGCCGTTGCTGAAGCTGTTCGGCCCGGTCGAGGCGCTCAAACTGTACGGCAGACCCAAGAAGCACCTCGGTCGCGACATTCCGATGCTCTTGATGGTCGGACGCGACGACGCGGTCGGCGGACCTCGGAGCGTGCACCGACTGGCGGACGAGTACCGCGAGAGGTCAGGGCTCACCGACGTCACGACGCTCGTCTACCCCGACGCGCGCCACGAGATCTTCAACGAGCTGCAGCAGGGCGCGGTGCGAGCCGACCTGCTGGCCTGGCTCGACAAGCACATCCCCTCTCGAGGCTGA
- the aztD gene encoding zinc metallochaperone AztD — MTQRKRTVRLAAGAAGAALLLAGCTAQPASDTPADQPTSTSAADTGPRIAVAYEGGVLVVDGETLEVIDDFASEEFVRVNPAGDDRHVFVTTSEGFQLLDTREPELTDLVVEAGAAGHVVRHGGKTVLYDDATSDTTVFDTAALAEVDGALPDAEVIEGVEAHHGVSVVLEDGTFVTTVGDASGRSGIRAVDAEGAEIAVSAECPNVHGEGTAQDEAVVFGCENGALVFHDGAITKLSSPDEFGRIGNAYVSENSPLVVMDYKDDPDAEGYLLTNLALVDTEAKTLEKVALPEGISYTWRGVTRTEDGDAVMIGSDGRLHVIDPATGEITASHDAIEAWESPTEWQQPHPAIATTGDVVYVTDSANRTIVALDPHTGEEIASGELPEVPNEIAVVG; from the coding sequence ATGACACAGCGCAAGCGAACCGTGCGCCTCGCCGCCGGTGCGGCCGGTGCGGCACTTCTCCTGGCGGGATGCACGGCCCAGCCGGCATCCGATACCCCGGCCGACCAGCCGACCAGCACCAGCGCCGCCGACACCGGGCCGCGCATCGCGGTCGCGTACGAGGGCGGGGTCCTCGTCGTCGACGGCGAGACCCTCGAGGTGATCGACGATTTCGCATCGGAGGAGTTCGTCCGGGTGAACCCGGCCGGCGACGACCGTCACGTGTTCGTGACGACGTCCGAAGGATTCCAGCTGCTCGACACGCGCGAGCCGGAGCTGACCGACCTCGTCGTCGAGGCGGGCGCCGCCGGTCACGTGGTCCGTCACGGCGGGAAGACCGTGCTCTACGACGACGCCACCAGCGACACGACCGTCTTCGACACCGCAGCGCTCGCCGAGGTCGACGGCGCGCTGCCGGATGCCGAGGTGATCGAGGGCGTCGAGGCCCACCACGGCGTCTCCGTGGTGCTGGAGGACGGGACCTTCGTCACGACCGTCGGCGACGCGAGCGGTCGCTCCGGCATCCGCGCTGTCGACGCCGAGGGCGCGGAGATCGCCGTGAGCGCCGAGTGCCCCAACGTGCACGGCGAGGGCACGGCACAGGACGAGGCCGTCGTGTTCGGCTGCGAGAACGGCGCGCTCGTCTTCCACGACGGAGCCATCACCAAGCTCTCGTCGCCGGACGAGTTCGGCCGTATCGGCAACGCGTACGTCTCCGAGAACAGCCCGCTGGTCGTGATGGACTACAAGGACGACCCGGATGCGGAGGGCTACCTGCTGACGAACCTCGCGCTCGTGGACACCGAGGCGAAGACGCTGGAGAAGGTCGCCCTGCCCGAGGGCATCAGCTACACCTGGCGCGGAGTCACCCGCACCGAGGACGGCGACGCCGTCATGATCGGCTCGGACGGACGCCTGCACGTCATCGATCCGGCGACCGGTGAGATCACGGCATCCCACGACGCCATCGAAGCCTGGGAGAGCCCGACCGAGTGGCAGCAGCCGCACCCCGCGATCGCCACGACCGGCGACGTCGTCTACGTGACGGACTCCGCGAACCGCACGATCGTCGCCCTCGACCCGCACACGGGCGAGGAGATCGCGTCGGGTGAGCTGCCCGAGGTGCCGAACGAGATCGCCGTCGTCGGCTGA
- a CDS encoding DNA-methyltransferase: MAAPRSVIPAPASDDQLEFPEHPGTRSLSADAAPRHPDEVGSVSVVHGDSLDVARTLPTASFALVYLDPPFNTGRAQERQVVTSRRFTEQPVLDIEQPDEDEAAEKEIRHGFHGHAYERVRGMLRTYDDRFDDYGAFLMPRLEEAWRLLAEDGTLYLHLDYREAHYAKVMMDAVFGRECFLNELIWAYDYGGKSRKRWPTKHDTILVYVKDPGSYYFDSDAVDREPYMAPGLVTPEKAARGKLPTDVWWHTIVPTTGREKTGYPTQKPEGILRRIVQASSRPGDRVLDLFAGSGTTGAVAAALGRDAVLVDDNPEAIQVMRARMPSAEITAFAR; the protein is encoded by the coding sequence ATGGCTGCACCGCGTTCCGTGATCCCCGCACCCGCCTCCGACGATCAGCTCGAGTTTCCCGAACACCCCGGGACGCGCAGCCTCTCGGCCGACGCTGCTCCACGGCATCCGGATGAGGTGGGGAGCGTGTCGGTCGTCCACGGAGACAGCCTCGACGTGGCGAGGACGCTGCCGACGGCGTCCTTCGCCCTGGTCTATCTCGACCCGCCCTTCAACACCGGTCGAGCCCAGGAGCGGCAGGTCGTGACGTCTCGGCGGTTCACCGAGCAGCCGGTGCTCGACATCGAGCAACCGGACGAGGACGAGGCCGCCGAGAAGGAGATCAGGCACGGCTTCCACGGCCACGCCTACGAGCGGGTCCGTGGGATGCTGCGCACCTACGACGATCGTTTCGACGACTACGGCGCGTTCCTCATGCCACGGCTCGAGGAGGCCTGGCGGCTGCTCGCCGAGGACGGCACGCTGTACCTGCACCTCGACTATCGCGAAGCGCACTACGCCAAGGTCATGATGGATGCCGTGTTCGGCCGCGAGTGCTTCCTCAACGAACTCATCTGGGCGTACGACTACGGCGGGAAGTCGCGCAAGCGCTGGCCGACCAAGCACGACACGATCCTGGTGTACGTGAAGGATCCTGGGTCGTACTACTTCGATTCGGATGCCGTCGATCGCGAGCCATACATGGCGCCCGGACTCGTGACGCCCGAGAAGGCGGCGCGGGGCAAGCTGCCCACCGATGTATGGTGGCACACGATCGTGCCGACCACCGGGCGGGAGAAGACCGGCTATCCGACCCAGAAGCCGGAGGGGATCCTCCGGCGGATCGTGCAGGCGTCCAGTCGACCGGGCGACCGCGTGCTCGACCTCTTCGCAGGCAGCGGCACGACCGGTGCCGTCGCGGCAGCGCTCGGACGCGATGCCGTGCTCGTCGACGACAACCCCGAAGCGATCCAGGTGATGCGCGCCCGGATGCCGTCCGCCGAGATCACCGCGTTCGCTCGCTGA